One Setaria viridis chromosome 5, Setaria_viridis_v4.0, whole genome shotgun sequence genomic region harbors:
- the LOC117857569 gene encoding alpha-glucan phosphorylase, H isozyme has product MPEKCGAAEKVKPAASPAAEKPADIAGNISYHAQYSPHFSPLAFGPEEAFYATAESVRDHLIERWNDTYVHFHKTDPKQTYYLSMEYLQGRALTNAVGNLGITGAYAEAVKKFGYELEVLAGQEKDAALGNGGLGRLASCFLDSMATLNLPAWGYGLRYRYGLFKQHIAKEGQEETAEDWLDKFSPWEIPRHDVVFPVRFFGHVEILPDGSRKWVGGEVLKALAYDVPIPGYKTKNAISLRLWEAKATAEDFNLFQFNDGQYESAAQLHARAQQICAVLYPGDATEEGKLLRLKQQFFLCSASLQDMIARFKERKADRASGKWSEFPTKVAVQLNDTHPTLAIPELMRLLMDEEGLGWDEAWDITYRTVSYTNHTVLPEALEKWSQIVMRKLLPRHMEIIEEIDKRFRELVISKHKEMEGKIDSMKVLDSSNPQKPVVRMANLCVVSSHTVNGVAELHSNILKQELFADYVSIWPNKFQNKTNGITPRRWLKFCNPELSEIVTKWLKTDQWTSNLDLLTGLRKFADDEKLHAEWAAAKLACKKRLAKHVLDVTGVTIDPTSLFDIQIKRIHEYKRQLLNILGAVYRYKKLKEMSAEEKQKVTPRTVMLGGKAFATYTNAKRIVKLVNDVGAVVNNDPEVNKYLKVVFIPNYNVSVAEVLIPGSELSQHISTAGMEASGTSNMKFSLNGCVIIGTLDGANVEIREEVGEDNFFLFGAKADEVAGLRKDRENGLFKPDPRFEEAKQLIRSGAFGSYNYEPLLDSLEGNSGFGRGDYFLVGYDFPGYIDAQDRVDAAYKDKKKWIKMSILNTAGSGKFSSDRTIAQYAKEIWDIKASPVA; this is encoded by the exons ATGCCGGAGAAGTGCGGCGCGGCCGAAAAGGTGAAGCCGGCGGCCAGCCCCGCGGCGGAGAAGCCCGCCGACATCGCCGGAAACATCTCCTACCACGCGCAGTACAGCCCCCACTTCTCGCCGCTCGCGTTCGGGCCCGAGGAGGCCTTCTACGCCACCGCCGAGAGCGTCCGCGACCACCTCATCGAG AGATGGAACGACACCTACGTGCATTTCCACAAGACGGATCCGAAGCAGACGTACTACCTGTCCATGGAATACCTTCAGGGCCGCGCGCTCACCAACGCCGTCGGCAACCTCGGCATCACCGGGGCCTACGCGGAGGCTGTGAAGAAGTTCGGCTACGAGCTTGAGGTCCTCGCGGGGCAG GAAAAAGATGCAGCTCTAGGAAATGGTGGCTTGGGTAGGCTTGCATCTTGCTTTTTGGATTCAATGGCAACATTGAATTTGCCTGCTTGGGGCTATGGCCTGCGATACCGATATGGACTGTTCAAACAACACATTGCCAAGGAGGGCCAAGAAGAAACCGCCGAAGATTGGCTTGAT aAATTCAGCCCCTGGGAGATTCCCAGGCATGATGTTGTGTTCCCAGTCAGATTTTTTGGCCATGTGGAGATCTTGCCTGATGGCTC TCGGAAATGGGTTGGTGGAGAAGTCCTAAAGGCTTTAGCATATGACGTGCCGATTCCTGGATACAAGACAAAAAATGCAATCAGCCTTCGTCTTTGGGAAGCAAAAGCTACTGCTGAGGATTTCAACTTATTCCAATTCAATGATGGTCAATATGAGTCAGCTGCTCAACTTCATGCTAGGGCCCAACAG ATATGTGCCGTTCTCTATCCTGGTGATGCTACAGAAGAAGGGAAGCTTCTCAGGCTAAAGCAGCAGTTTTTCCTTTGCAGCGCATCACTTCAG GATATGATTGCCAGATTTAAAGAAAGGAAAGCTGACAGGGCTTCAGGGAAGTGGAGTGAGTTCCCTACCAAAGTTGCTGTTCAACTGAATGATACCCACCCTACTCTTGCGATCCCTGAGCTAATGAGGTTACTTATGGATGAGGAGGGACTTGGTTGGGATGAAGCTTGGGATATCACATACAG GACTGTTTCTTACACCAATCATACAGTTCTTCCTGAAGCTCTTGAAAAATGGTCACAAATTGTAATGAGGAAATTGCTTCCACGACACATGGAAATTATTGAGGAAATTGACAAGCGG TTCAGAGAATTGGTAATCTCCAAACACAAGGAAATGGAGGGAAAGATCGATTCAATGAAAGTTTTAGATAGCTCAAATCCCCAGAAGCCAGTGGTGCGCATGGCAAATTTGTGCGTGGTGTCTTCTCATACg GTGAATGGAGTGGCTGAGTTACACAGCAACATTTTGAAGCAAGAACTGTTTGCAGATTATGTCTCCATATGGCCTAACAAATTCCAAAACAAAACTAATGGAATCACTCCGCGTAGATGGCTCAAGTTTTGTAACCCTGAGTTGAGTGAAATAGTCACAAAATGGCTAAAGACAGATCAGTGGACAAGTAACCTTGATCTACTTACTGGACTTCGCAAA TTTGCAGATGATGAAAAACTTCATGCTGAGTGGGCAGCAGCAAAGTTAGCTTGCAAGAAGCGCCTGGCCAAACATGTGTtggatgtgacaggtgttacgATTGATCCAACTAGCCTTTTTGATATACAGATTAAACGCATCCATGAGTATAAGAGACAGCTGCTAAACATATTGGGAGCTGTTTACAGATACAAAAAGTTAAAG GAAATGAGCGCAGAAGAGAAGCAGAAGGTTACGCCACGCACTGTCATGTTAGGGGGGAAAGCGTTTGCAACATACACAAATGCCAAAAGAATAGTGAAATTGGTAAATGATGTTGGTGCTGTAGTGAACAATGATCCTGAAGTTAACAAATATCTGAAG GTTGTCTTTATTCCAAATTACAATGTATCAGTGGCTGAAGTGCTTATTCCTGGTAGCGAATTGTCACAACATATTAGTACTGCTGGTATGGAAGCAAGTGGAACAAGTAACATGAAATTCTCTCTGAACGGTTGTGTTATTATTGGCACCCTTGATGGAGCTAATGTTGAAATAAGAGAGGAGGTAGGAGAAGATAATTTCTTCCTTTTCGGTGCCAAAGCTGATGAAGTTGCTGGGCTGAGGAAGGACAGAGAAAATGGCTTG TTCAAACCAGACCCACGATTTGAGGAAGCCAAGCAGCTTATAAGGAGCGGTGCTTTTGGCAGCTACAACTACGAACCCCTCTTGGATTCCCTTGAAGGGAATTCTGGATTTGGTCGTGGTGATTATTTCCTTGTTGGCTATGACTTCCCAGGCTATATAGATGCACAGGACCGGGTGGATGCAGCCTACAA GGATAAGAAGAAGTGGATCAAGATGTCCATCTTGAACACAGCTGGGAGTGGCAAGTTCAGCAGCGACCGCACCATCGCCCAGTATGCCAAGGAGATATGGGACATCAAGGCTAGCCCTGTTGCTTAA